One window of the Epinephelus moara isolate mb chromosome 22, YSFRI_EMoa_1.0, whole genome shotgun sequence genome contains the following:
- the s100a10a gene encoding protein S100-A10a, which translates to MPSELETAMESLIKVFHRYASKEGRSGTLNRRELRELMENELSTFLMSQKDPAAVDKIMKDLDTNGDGQVDFEEFVSLVVGLSIACEQCYQMHMKKTSKK; encoded by the exons ATGCCTTCAGAACTGGAGACAGCCATGGAGTCACTCATCAAGGTGTTCCACCGTTACGCCTCTAAGGAAGGCCGGAGTGGCACACTCAACCGGCGGGAGCTCAGAGAGTTGATGGAGAATGAGCTCTCTACCTTCCTCATG TCTCAGAAGGACCCTGCTGCTGTTGACAAAATCATGAAGGACCTGGACACCAATGGCGATGGCCAGGTGGACTTTGAGGAGTTTGTTTCTCTGGTTGTTGGACTTTCCATTGCCTGTGAGCAGTGCTATCAGATGCACATGAAGAAGACATCTAAGAAATAA